From a single Apium graveolens cultivar Ventura chromosome 2, ASM990537v1, whole genome shotgun sequence genomic region:
- the LOC141692109 gene encoding uncharacterized protein LOC141692109, with protein sequence MGITELAQLYGPNITPSQRILHRVDSLDFVPAAPQRQISRSLQTKTTLEKKRKNFELPVSKITPRVNTSGGVQQSHFHNFTRDWFPLVTDEGNTHGFSTSEKASTSGGKNLLDAFNDEDETRIEHMPGYEQFVSDDDDDNIDAQLHVHRGEYLSDDETDCQEELKDLWNDYMDLGPPSKKCEKCSDVLDPEIVEGLLKMLDENNKLAEGFDYARDRLNLPETDEFSLLLVSSKSSSGRPNQVGPSNKVAALVVGDSDDTCSFRDIGDTNTGNKGKNVILPATHIGSQRYMNQYFKDSLAICRTIGHPSLFFTMTYNTQWPEIKRMMEYFPGVDVADKPDVIARVFKLKLDQLLDLIKNKNYFVMHVIEFQKRGLPHCHMLIWLNPRDRPKNIEDIDKYNGNTYFDDCGFPVIDEIKHFLDGHYICASEASWRLLGFDIHHRYPTVECLPVHLEGEKNVSFKQNDNLKDVVDKAKRRYTKLEGWFEANKTFSEARQYTYHQFPQPFTWKADQNRWKIRERGIVFGRLTDVHASSGETFFLRMILMHNRGATSYKDLRTVNGYIYSTFKEACDALDLLKDDRQWHVTMFENVVHAMPHQLRQLFVFILSNNQVADPVKLWEQHWNFMSEDVLYYRRPKTEIKKLFNDVGKRLRDFNTLPFPDDSFLHIVENKLITEKHDYDSVDNKKGGIFFVYGSGGCGKTFLWNTLCCKLHSVGKIVLPVASSGIAATLLPGERTAQSRFHIPLKLDQHSVAGIKHGSELGELMKQTSLIIWDEAPMQHRHSFESVDRSLRDIMSSVDPSRAGIPFGGITIVFDEDF encoded by the exons GAATTACTGAACTAGCTCAACTTTATGGGCCTAATATTACTCCATCTCAGCGGATACTTCACAGAGTAGACTCGCTCGATTTTGTACCAG CTGCACCCCAACGTCAAATTTCTCGCAGTTTACAGACTAAGACAACGTTAGAGAAGAAACGTAAAAACTTTGAGTTGCCTGTATCGAAGATAACACCACGTGTAAATACCAGTGGTGGAGTACAACAGTCTCATTTTCATAATTTCACCCGAG aTTGGTTTCCATTGGTAACAG ATGAAGGAAATACACATGGATTTAGTACTTCTGAAAAAGCTTCCACGTCAGGTGGTAAAAATTTGTTAGATGCATTTAATGATGAAGATGAAACACGCATAGAACATATGCCAGGATATGAGCAGTTTGTATCTG ATGATGATGATGACAATATCGATGCCCAAT TACACGTTCATCGAGGTGAATATCTATCGGATGATGAGACTGATTGTCAAGAAGAATTAAAAG ATTTGTGGAACGACTACATGGATCTTGGTCCACCATCgaagaaatgtgagaaat GCTCTGATGTTCTTGATCCAGAAATTGTGGAAGGCCTGCTTAAAATGTTGGATGAAAATAATAAACTTGCTGAAGGATTTGACTATGCACGCGATCGTTTGAACCTCCCCGAAACTGATGAGTTCAGTTTATTATTGGTATCATCCAAATCATCTTCCGGGAGACCTAATCAGGTTGGACCATCTAATAAGGTTGCTGCTTTGGTGGTTGGTGATAGTGATGATACATGCTCATTCCGAGACATA GGTGATACAAATACTGGCAACAAAGGAAAGAATGTCATTCTTCCGGCAACACATATTGGATCTCAGAGGTATATGAATCAATATTTTAAAGATTCACTGGCTATATGTCGGACCATTGGACATCCATCTTTATTTTTCACAATGACTTACAACACACAATGGCCTGAGATTAAGCGAATGATGGAATATTTTCCTGGAGTAGATGTTGCAGACAAACCTGATGTCATAGCAAGAGTTTTCAAGCTTAAGCTTGACCAATTGTTGGATCTAATTaagaataaaaattattttg TCATGCATGTAATTGAATTTCAGAAACGTGGACTTCCTCATTGCCACATGTTGATATGGTTGAATCCTAGGGATAGGCCGAAGAATATTGAGGATATTGATAA GTATAATGGAAACACTTATTTTGATGATTGTGGCTTTCCG GTTATTGATGAGATTAAGCATTTCCTGGATGGTCATTATATATGTGCTTCGGAAGCTTCTTGGCGTCTTTTAGGTTTTGACATTCATCATCGTTATCCGACTGTTGAATGTTTACCAGTGCACTTGGAAGGGGAGAAGAACGTGTCATTTAAGCAAAATGACAATCTCAAAGATGTTGTTGATAAGGctaaaagaagatatacaaagCTTGAAGGATGGTTTGAAGCAAATAAAACATTTTCAGAGGCAAGACAATACACATATCATCAATTTCCTCAGCCTTTCACATGGAAAGCGGACCAAAATAGATGGAAGATTCGTGAGCGTGGTATTGTTTTTGGTCGCTTAACTGATGTTCATGCATCTTCTGGAGAAACATTTTTCCTGAGGATGATACTTATGCATAACAGAGGTGCCACTTCATACAAAGATTTAAGAACTGTAAATGGATATATTTATTCTACTTTTAAAGAGGCTTGTGATGCTCTCGATCTTCTAAAGGATGATAGACAATGGCATGTTACCATGTTTGAAAATGTTGTTCATGCTATGCCACATCAACTTAGACAATTGTTTGTTTTTATATTATCTAATAATCAAGTGGCTGATCCTGTTAAATTATGGGAACAACATTGGAATTTCATGTCAGAAGATGTTTTATACTACAGGCGTCCCAAAACCG AGATAAAGAAGCTATTTAACGATGTTGGAAAACGCTTAAGAGACTTCAACACTCTGCCTTTTCCTGATGATAGTTTTTTGCATATTGTAGAAAACAAGCTTATTACTGAGAAACATGATTATGACAG TGTCGATAATAAAAAAGGTGGAATCTTTTTTGTATATGGCTCCGGAGGCTGTGGTAAAACATTTTTGTGGAATACTTTATGCTGTAAACTACATAGTGTTGGTAAGATTGTTCTGCCTGTAGCGTCTTCTGGGATTGCAGCTACATTGCTTCCTGGAGAAAGGACGGCTCAATCAAGATTCCACATACCTTTGAAGCTCGATCAACATTCAGTGGCTGGTATCAAACATGGTTCAGAACTCGGAGAACTAATGAAGCAGACAAGCTTAATCATATGGGATGAAGCTCCAATGCAACATCGTCATTCATTTGAAAGTGTTGATCGCAGTCTAAGAGATATCATGTCTTCTGTTGATCCGTCTAGAGCAGGAATTCCTTTTGGTGGCATCACTATTGTGTTCGATGAAGATTTCTAA
- the LOC141692101 gene encoding uncharacterized protein LOC141692101, whose protein sequence is MRLTSGKTDLENKDIADFSKWVLSVGNGTLPNIQQDDTITDLDVIIPESFLIRSVQKPIKDVVDIIYPDIVQNLKNPEYLRERSILTPTNAIVNDINSYILDLIPGTTYTYYSHDSLSDNDGHDNDFVSVFPVEYLNSINISCLPRHDLKIKKGCVIMLMRNLNQLMGLCNETRMIVKKCLPNSIVCNILTGSQVGTTHIIPRIEMEPTDTKWPFEFKRVQFSSVFTHGRLYVAVSRVTSPSGLHIMIDSDVGGSTNVTANVVFEESGFMRTLLDLLLKELVYSSDLGATVSKVRLFQFAPYACHRADVVELDGLNVIGFIKLKKNLE, encoded by the exons ATGCGCCTCACATCTGGTAAAACAGATTTAGAAAATAAAGATATTGCAGATTTTAGCAAGTGGGTTCTCAGTGTGGGAAATGGTACTTTACCCAATATACAACAGGATGATACAATTACTGATCTGGATGTCATCATACCAGAGAGCTTTTTAATTAGATCAGTACAAAAGCCAATAAAGGATGTTGTTGACATCATTTATCCGGATATTGTTCAGAACCTAAAAAATCCTGAATATTTGAGGGAAAGATCTATTCTCACTCCAACGAATGCCATCGTTAATGACATAAACTCTTACATACTTGATCTCATTCCAGGTACGACGTACACGTACTATAGTCACGATTCTTTGAGTGACAACGATGGCCATGATAATGACTTTGTATCTGTATTTCCTGTTGAATATCTGAATTCCATCAATATATCGTGTCTCCCAAGACATGATTTGAAGATTAAGAAAGGCTGTGTGATAATGCTTATGAGGAATCTCAATCAGCTTATGGGTCTTTGTAATGAAACTAGAATGATTGTAAAGAAATGTTTACCAAATAGTATAGTATGTAACATTTTAACCGGCTCTCAGGTTGGCACTACTCACATCATTCCGCGGATTGAAATGGAACCAACCGACACTAAGTGGCCTTTTGAATTCAAAAGAGTTCAGTTCTCG TCCGTATTCACCCATGGTCGGCTCTATGTTGCGGTTTCCAGAGTGACATCGCCTTCTGGATTGCATATTATGATTGATAGTGATGTTGGAGGTTCAACTAATGTCACTGCTAACGTTGTCTTTGAAGAG AGTGGTTTCATGAGGACGCTTCTGGATTTACTATTGAAAGAACTGGTATACTCATCGGATTTAGGTGCAACAGTTTCCAAAGTAAGGCTCTTTCAGTTTGCCCCATATGCATGCCATAGAGCTGATGTAGTTGAATTAGATGGGTTAAATGTTATTGGATTCATTAAATTAAAAAAGAATTTAGAGTGA